In Rhinatrema bivittatum chromosome 11, aRhiBiv1.1, whole genome shotgun sequence, a single window of DNA contains:
- the LOC115073155 gene encoding gap junction beta-4 protein-like, which translates to MNWGLFQGLLSGVNKFSTAFGRLWLSVVFIFRLLVYVVAAERVWGDEQGEFDCNTRQPGCTNVCYDHFFPVSHIRLWALQLILVTCPSLLVIMHVAYREDREKKHQEKMGENCSKLYPDTAKKRGGLWWTYLLSLLFKAAVDIIFLYVFHRLYRNYSLPNVVKCSIDPCPNIVDCFISRPTEKNIFTIFMVVTSAICVLLNICEMIYLVGKRCRECIVQKTNQRYHRIPTLPFTNNLPFNPGHQEFYAMNNQVNAQLELYPPEIKITPDGT; encoded by the coding sequence ATGAACTGGGGACTCTTCCAGGGGCTTCTGAGTGGGGTCAACAAGTTCTCCACTGCCTTCGGCCGCCTATGGCTCTCAGTGGTCTTCATCTTCCGCTTGCTGGTTTATGTGGTAGCCGCCGAGAGGGTGTGGGGCGATGAGCAAGGAGAGTTTGACTGTAACACCCGGCAGCCCGGCTGCACCAATGTCTGCTATGACCACTTCTTCCCAGTGTCCCACATCCGACTGTGGGCCCTGCAGCTCATCCTGGTCACCTGCCCCTCTCTCCTGGTCATCATGCACGTGGCCTACCGGGAAGACCGCGAGAAAAAGCACCAAGAAAAAATGGGGGAGAACTGCAGCAAACTGTATCCAGACACTGCCAAGAAGAGGGGAGGCCTCTGGTGGACCTACCTACTCAGCCTGCTCTTCAAGGCCGCTGTGGATATCATCTTCTTGTACGTCTTCCACAGGCTGTACAGAAACTATTCCCTGCCCAACGTGGTGAAATGCAGCATTGACCCTTGCCCCAACATTGTTGACTGCTTCATCTCCCGCCCCACTGAAAAGAATATCTTCACTATCTTCATGGTGGTGACCTCGGCCATCTGTGTCCTCCTGAACATATGTGAAATGATCTACCTGGTTGGCAAGAGGTGCCGGGAATGCATCGTGCAAAAGACCAACCAGCGGTACCATCGCATCCCAACTCTGCCTTTCACCAACAACCTTCCCTTCAATCCCGGCCACCAAGAATTCTACGCCATGAATAACCAGGTGAATGCCCAGCTGGAGCTGTACCCCCCTGAAATCAAAATCACGCCAGATGGCACGTAG